A portion of the Perognathus longimembris pacificus isolate PPM17 chromosome 20, ASM2315922v1, whole genome shotgun sequence genome contains these proteins:
- the Wdr73 gene encoding WD repeat-containing protein 73 — MESAEDWLVESLRLYQDFHAFELSGATRVLEWLGDKGVLVAGYESPKKNEILHLLLPLRLSVKENQGLFPERDFTVRHGGFSDRSILALKHVPDTRLLVTSGCPGGHVKVWQTAEDSDVISAVSTLAVDEEEGSLWPRLAILPSVAPSVLHGVRLSGLKIVDLESQKTMYCSGVEDSEELSSLQGLDADTFAFCCSSGRLGLVDTRQKWAPVETPRPSPISEDQKWCAEVRATGQGPGPSIASLSSDGQLRLLDPRQLCSPVNAVQCPVSTPSPDPELLRVTWAPGLHNCLAISGFDGTVQVYDITCWDPAGSQAEPVFTHRGHICLEGNEVDTAPLVTTHTWHPSKPRTVLSAASDASLHVWDWVDPRPSC, encoded by the exons ATGGAGTCTGCGGAGGACTGGCTCGTGGAATCCTTGCGCTT GTACCAGGATTTCCACGCCTTTGAGCTCTCAGGAGCCACTCGAGTCCTTGAATGGCTTGGTGATAAAG gaGTCTTGGTTGCTGGCTATGAGAGCCcgaaaaaaaatgagattcttcaTCTGCTCCTGCCACTCAGACTTTCTGTAAAGGAAAACCAG GGCCTATTCCCAGAAAGGGATTTCACAGTACGCCATGGAGGATTTTCCGACAGGTCTATTTTAGCGCTAAAGCATGTGCCAGACACCAG GTTGCTGGTGACTAGTGGCTGTCCAGGGGGTCACGTGAAGGTATGGCAGACTGCAGAGGACAGCG aTGTCATTTCAGCTGTCAGCACCCTTGCTGTGGATGAGGAAGAGGGGAGTCTCTGGCCCAGGTTGGCTATCCTCCCCTCAGTGGCACCCAGTGTTCTCCATGGGGTGCGGCTCAGCGGCCTGAAGATTGTAGACCTGGAATCCCAGAAGACCATGTACTGTTCAG GGGTTGAAGACAGTGAGGAGCTGAGCAGccttcagggcctggacgctgacACCTTTGCTTTCTGCTGCTCTTCTGGACGTCTGGGGCTGGTGGACACCCGCCAGAAGTGGGCACCAGTGGAGACCCCCAGACCCAGCCCTATATCTGAGGACCAGAAGTGGTGCGCAGAAGTCAGGGCCACAGGCCAGGGCCCTGGGCCCAGCATTGCCAGCCTCAGCTCTGATGGACAGCTCCGCCTCCTTGACCCCCGGCAGCTCTGCAGCCCTGTGAATGCTGTCCAGTGCCCCGTGTCCACTCCCAGCCCAGACCCCGAGCTGCTGCGAGTGACCTGGGCCCCAGGCCTGCACAACTGCCTGGCCATCTCAG GCTTCGATGGGACAGTTCAGGTCTATGACATCACATGCTGGGACCCGGCGGGGAGCCAAGCAGAGCCTGTCTTTACACACAGAGGCCACATCTGCCTAGAAGGAAATGAGGTGGACACTGCCCCACTGGTCACTACCCACACCTGGCACCCCAGCAAGCCCAGGACTGTGCTGTCAGCGGCCAGCGATGCCTCACTGCACGTGTGGGACTGGGTGGACCCGCGCCCCTCCTGCTGA
- the Zscan2 gene encoding zinc finger and SCAN domain-containing protein 2: MAAELPAPLGPLVQLRPEDAQTEVTTLILEDECWVQEAVLQEDGPEPEARCPGASQDRHQEDRVAGGPQGALGRLRELCRRWLRPEVHTQEQMLTALPREIQAWLREHRPEGGEEVEAQGLRDSDFEIQSENGENSNEDMFEGVESLEMPGREGDFERDLGSGGLLRSPPGGDPGEVASEDREVGQLIGLQGTYLGEKPYECPQCGKTFSRKSHLLTHERTHTGEKHYRCDQCGKSFSDGSNFSRHQTTHTGEKPYKCRDCGKSFSRSANLITHQRTHTGEKPFQCAECGKSFSRSPNLIAHQRTHTGEKPYACPECGKSFGNRSSLNTHQGIHTGEKPYACKECGETFSYNSNLIRHQRVHTGEKPYRCTDCGQRFSQSSALITHRRTHTGERPYQCAECGKSFSRSSNLATHRRTHLVEKPYKCGVCAKSFSQSSSLLAHQGAHTGEKPYACLACGESFGWSSNLTKHQRTHTGERPYKCAECGKGFGQRSQLLVHQRTHTGEKPYQCLMCGKSFSRGSILVMHQRAHLGDKPYRCPECGKGFSWNSVLIIHQRIHTGEKPYKCPDCGKGFSNSSNFITHQRTHTREKLR; encoded by the exons ATGGCCGCGGAGCTGCCAGCGCCCCTCGGCCCTCTGGTCCAGCTGCGTCCAGAAGACGCGCAGACGGAAGTCACCACTCTGATCTTGGAGGATGAGTGCTGGGTGCAGGAGGCTGTCCTGCAGGAGGATGGCCCGGAGCCCGAGGCCCGGTGCCCGGGTGCCAGCCAGGACCGCCACCAGGAGGACAGAGTGGCTGGTGGGCCGCAGGGGGCCCTCGGCCGCCTTCGAGAACTCTGTCGGCGCTGGCTAAGGCCCGAAGTGCACACCCAGGAGCAGATGCTGACGGCGCTGCCACGCGAGATTCAGGCCTGGCTGAGGGAGCACCGGCCCGAAGGCGGCGAGGAAGTAGAGGCCCAAGGTCTGCGGGACAgtg ATTTTGAGATACAGAGTGAAAATGGGGAGAACTCTAATGAAGACATGTTTGAGGGTGTGGAATCCCTTGAGATGCCTGGCAGGGAGGGTGACTTTGAGAGAGATCTTGGTTCTGGGGGGCTCCTGAGAAGCCCACCAGGCGGGGACCCTGGAGAGGTGGCATCAGAGGACAGAGAAGTCGGCCAGCTCATAGGCCTGCAGGGCACCTACCTGGGCGAGAAGCCCTACGAGTGCCCCCAGTGCGGGAAGACCTTCAGCCGGAAGTCCCACCTCCTCACCCACGAGCGGACCCACACCGGGGAGAAGCACTACAGGTGCGACCAGTGTGGGAAGAGCTTTAGCGACGGCTCCAACTTCAGCCGGCACCAGACCACGCACACCGGGGAGAAGCCGTACAAGTGCCGAGACTGCGGCAAGAGCTTCAGCCGCAGCGCGAACCTCATCACCCACCAGCGCACCCACACGGGCGAGAAGCCCTTCCAGTGCGCCGAGTGCGGCAAGAGCTTCAGCCGCAGCCCCAACCTCATCGCCCACCAGCGCACCCACACCGGCGAGAAGCCCTACGCGTGCCCTGAGTGTGGGAAGAGCTTCGGCAACCGCTCCAGCCTCAACACGCACCAGGGCAtccacactggggagaagccCTACGCGTGCAAGGAATGCGGGGAGACCTTCAGCTACAACTCTAACCTCATCCGACACCAGCGCGTCCACACCGGGGAGAAGCCCTACCGCTGCACTGACTGCGGCCAGAGGTTCAGCCAGAGCTCGGCGCTCATCACACACAGGAGAACCCACACGGGCGAGAGGCCCTACCAGTGCGCCGAGTGCGGCAAGAGTTTCAGCCGTAGCTCCAACCTGGCCACGCACCGCAGGACGCACCTAGTGGAGAAGCCCTACAAGTGCGGGGTGTGCGCCAAGAGCTTCAGCCAGAGCTCCAGCCTGCTGGCGCACCAGGGTGCACACACCGGCGAGAAGCCCTATGCGTGCCTGGCGTGCGGCGAGAGCTTCGGCTGGAGCTCCAACCTCACCAAGCACCAGCGCACCCACACTGGTGAGCGGCCCTACAAGTGCGCCGAGTGCGGCAAGGGTTTCGGCCAGCGCTCGCAGCTGCTGGTCCACCAGAGGACCCACACCGGCGAGAAGCCCTACCAGTGCCTCATGTGCGGCAAGAGCTTCAGCCGCGGCTCCATCCTGGTCATGCACCAGCGGGCACATCTGGGGGACAAGCCTTACCGCTGTCCCGAGTGCGGCAAGGGCTTCAGCTGGAACTCGGTCCTCATCATCCACCAGCGGATCCACACTGGTGAGAAGCCCTACAAGTGCCCAGATTGTGGCAAAGGCTTCAGCAATAGCTCCAACTTCATCACACACCAGAGAACTCACACGAGGGAGAAACTGCGCTGA